A region of Streptomyces sp. NBC_01267 DNA encodes the following proteins:
- a CDS encoding class I SAM-dependent methyltransferase — MTYPDGPLPGLAPDQESMFDGAALTYARHRPGLPEAAVRLLAGTLRGRPSPVLLDLGTGTGQVPFALLSAGAALTHIEVVDVSQQMLHQARQALQPVLGHCTLTLVHAAADAYEPLATLPGEPDCGPDLITFCRSYHWMNGEAVLEMADRVATPGAAVAIMGDGSLWTHDAAWTRALRELIQRCLGAGRRAGARRSYAEPRRSYEEDLADSAFNDVTEHLFPVTRAWAPQEVLGYLRTTSFAAPELFAERHQAFEDEALALLHAQAVDGSLVEDAMFRVLLARRPEGAR; from the coding sequence GTGACCTACCCCGACGGGCCCCTTCCGGGCCTTGCACCGGATCAGGAATCCATGTTCGACGGCGCGGCGTTGACCTACGCCCGCCACCGCCCCGGCCTGCCGGAGGCAGCGGTGCGCCTACTCGCCGGCACGCTGCGGGGCCGGCCGTCCCCGGTGCTGCTCGACCTGGGTACCGGAACCGGGCAGGTGCCCTTCGCGCTCCTGTCCGCCGGCGCTGCCCTGACGCACATCGAAGTGGTCGACGTCAGCCAGCAGATGCTGCATCAGGCCAGGCAGGCCCTCCAGCCTGTGCTCGGTCACTGCACCCTCACCCTCGTCCACGCGGCGGCCGACGCCTATGAGCCGCTCGCGACGCTGCCGGGCGAACCGGACTGCGGCCCGGACCTGATCACCTTCTGCCGGTCCTACCACTGGATGAACGGTGAGGCGGTCCTGGAGATGGCCGACCGGGTTGCCACACCGGGTGCCGCAGTGGCGATCATGGGCGACGGGAGCCTGTGGACCCACGACGCGGCCTGGACCCGTGCGCTGCGCGAGTTGATCCAGCGCTGCCTGGGCGCCGGGCGCCGGGCGGGCGCCCGCCGTTCCTACGCCGAGCCCCGCCGCTCGTACGAGGAGGACCTCGCCGACTCGGCGTTCAACGACGTCACCGAGCACCTCTTCCCGGTGACCCGCGCGTGGGCGCCGCAGGAGGTACTCGGCTACCTGCGCACCACGTCCTTCGCCGCTCCTGAGCTCTTCGCAGAGCGGCACCAGGCGTTCGAGGACGAGGCCCTCGCCCTTCTCCACGCGCAGGCGGTGGACGGGTCTCTGGTCGAGGACGCGATGTTCAGGGTTCTGCTCGCCCGCCGTCCGGAGGGAGCGCGGTGA
- a CDS encoding M15 family metallopeptidase, with translation MAHVRQGVLTRLQQAQALLPGGQLLFIEGYRPPSLQRRYFEEYSGKLARVHPGWRAAELREAVSRFVSPPEIAPHSAGTAVDVTLIDDQGPRAGHGHAHQRLPRGVAPDLGARARTNRATPGGALSTAGLINYGTEGWHWSFGDRYWALQTQQPAVLYGLVELP, from the coding sequence ATGGCCCACGTCCGCCAGGGCGTGCTCACGCGGCTGCAGCAGGCGCAAGCGCTGCTCCCCGGCGGGCAGTTGCTGTTCATCGAGGGTTACCGGCCTCCGTCCCTGCAGCGCCGGTACTTCGAGGAGTACTCCGGCAAGCTCGCGCGTGTCCATCCGGGCTGGCGGGCCGCCGAGCTTCGGGAGGCCGTCAGCCGCTTCGTTTCACCGCCGGAGATCGCGCCGCACTCCGCCGGCACGGCCGTCGACGTGACGTTGATCGACGACCAGGGCCCGCGAGCTGGACATGGGCACGCGCATCAACGCCTCCCTCGAGGAGTCGCCCCCGACCTGGGCGCCCGGGCCCGCACGAACCGGGCCACTCCGGGCGGCGCGTTGTCCACCGCAGGCTTGATCAATTACGGGACTGAGGGGTGGCACTGGTCGTTCGGCGACCGGTACTGGGCGCTGCAGACCCAGCAGCCGGCCGTCCTCTACGGCCTCGTGGAACTGCCCTGA
- a CDS encoding phosphotransferase — MSGGQRHTEPVDVHLILRRETADGPQVLLSRRAGQVYATGLWHLPSGHLDGPHEDVVTALIREAREETGVVIDPADVRAAVTVHHRSPGGASRTGHFFEVRRWKGEPEIAEPDVCDAMDWAPLTALPAQMVAYCRAGLDAYSAGAPLAVHFQLPGDSIAFDSGADRLRLVPDVTGQASAARPDAAVVQFAERAVGRIAQWTDTSWAREESRVWRVHGVQSGTWYVKVHQSERFHGREVRGLRTWAPELGAAAPRLVAADETLRAVVLTAVPGRPLHGAVLAPDRERVVFQRIGALARRIHQSSPPRPAPAGSGPAVAKADRHLAGARSHLLPGDEEFVRDLVRKAEDLQPLEWVETHGDFQLRNILLYTPDAANGPADPDVFVAVIDLERSEPGPAVRDLVRLSDAWAGRPDLFEAFLAGYGRSLTAAEEARLVIDAALDSVSGISYGAAHGDPELVERGRRTLARLRAEHHAALSPTGDAT; from the coding sequence GTGAGCGGCGGGCAGCGGCACACCGAGCCGGTGGACGTCCACTTGATCCTGCGCCGGGAGACCGCCGACGGGCCTCAGGTTCTGCTGTCCCGGCGGGCCGGGCAGGTGTACGCCACCGGCCTGTGGCACCTGCCGTCGGGGCATCTGGACGGTCCGCACGAGGACGTGGTCACCGCCCTGATCCGCGAGGCACGGGAGGAGACCGGGGTCGTCATCGACCCGGCCGACGTGCGGGCCGCCGTGACCGTGCACCACCGAAGCCCAGGAGGCGCCTCTCGTACCGGGCACTTCTTCGAGGTTCGGCGGTGGAAGGGCGAGCCCGAGATCGCCGAGCCGGACGTCTGCGACGCGATGGACTGGGCGCCCCTTACCGCCCTGCCCGCCCAGATGGTGGCGTACTGCCGTGCGGGCCTGGACGCCTACAGCGCCGGCGCGCCGCTCGCCGTGCACTTCCAACTGCCCGGCGACAGCATCGCCTTCGACTCCGGCGCCGACCGGCTGCGCCTTGTGCCGGACGTGACCGGCCAGGCGTCTGCCGCCCGTCCCGACGCTGCGGTCGTGCAGTTCGCGGAGCGGGCGGTCGGCCGGATCGCGCAGTGGACGGATACCTCATGGGCGCGCGAGGAGAGCCGCGTGTGGCGGGTCCACGGCGTCCAGAGCGGCACCTGGTACGTGAAGGTGCACCAGAGCGAGCGGTTCCACGGCAGGGAAGTGCGGGGGCTACGGACGTGGGCGCCGGAGCTGGGGGCGGCCGCGCCCCGGCTGGTCGCGGCCGACGAGACACTGCGGGCGGTGGTCCTCACCGCGGTGCCGGGCCGCCCGCTGCACGGTGCCGTCCTTGCCCCGGACCGGGAGAGGGTGGTCTTCCAACGGATCGGCGCGCTGGCGCGCCGCATCCACCAGTCCTCTCCCCCACGGCCCGCTCCTGCCGGCAGCGGCCCGGCCGTGGCCAAGGCCGACCGGCATCTGGCCGGGGCACGGTCTCATCTGCTCCCGGGTGATGAGGAGTTCGTCCGCGACCTCGTCCGGAAGGCCGAAGATCTGCAACCGTTGGAGTGGGTGGAGACCCACGGAGATTTCCAGCTCCGCAACATCCTCCTCTACACCCCTGACGCCGCGAACGGCCCGGCCGATCCCGACGTCTTCGTAGCGGTGATCGACCTTGAGCGCAGTGAGCCGGGACCGGCCGTACGGGATCTGGTCCGCCTGTCCGACGCCTGGGCCGGCCGCCCTGACCTGTTCGAGGCATTTCTGGCCGGGTACGGCAGGTCCCTGACCGCCGCCGAGGAGGCCCGCCTCGTCATCGACGCAGCTCTCGATTCCGTGAGCGGGATCTCGTACGGCGCCGCCCACGGTGACCCCGAGCTGGTCGAACGCGGCCGCCGGACGCTGGCCCGCCTACGCGCCGAACATCATGCAGCCCTCTCACCGACAGGAGATGCGACATGA
- a CDS encoding phosphotransferase enzyme family protein encodes MSARSGDMVVAGVLELHYRIIPTDVSEGPSGTATCNYVARDTDGRRWFVKAYPVSADLGAERRSIELAEFAALGSAPVPVMRRTLDGDLIATGGGLSVSVAAFVEGAETAEGGLSGKRWAAVGETVGRLHRTLARHPAGPPCRVPVRQVCDVKRARQRLERLLACFSKRPPTSEFPTWARETAVRRNEALPAVAAMLEELPASLTVQTVHGDLASPNLLLRGQQVAALIDFRPPGHRSPAWELGRIVLDPRTVLAEPHWPTGLAEAITAYRAANPALPAEELLAVPRVAAGYLACSVYPLSEAVDDPAAVTPELAAYGRNRHAAMVELRERLTEAEEVLHDLLH; translated from the coding sequence ATGAGCGCCCGGTCCGGCGACATGGTCGTGGCGGGAGTCTTGGAGCTGCACTACCGCATCATCCCGACCGACGTCTCCGAGGGGCCGTCAGGGACGGCCACCTGCAACTACGTGGCCCGGGATACCGACGGCCGGCGATGGTTCGTGAAGGCCTATCCGGTGAGCGCTGATCTGGGCGCCGAGCGGCGCTCCATCGAGCTGGCCGAGTTCGCCGCGCTCGGCAGCGCCCCGGTGCCGGTGATGCGCCGCACCCTCGACGGTGATCTCATCGCGACGGGCGGCGGGTTGTCAGTGTCCGTCGCCGCGTTCGTCGAGGGTGCCGAGACAGCGGAAGGCGGTCTGTCCGGCAAGCGGTGGGCCGCTGTCGGCGAGACCGTGGGCCGGCTGCACCGCACGCTCGCCCGCCACCCGGCCGGACCGCCGTGTCGCGTGCCCGTCCGGCAGGTCTGCGATGTAAAACGGGCCCGGCAGCGCCTTGAAAGACTGCTCGCCTGTTTCAGCAAGAGGCCGCCCACCTCGGAGTTTCCCACCTGGGCACGGGAGACCGCCGTCCGACGGAACGAGGCGCTGCCTGCCGTGGCCGCCATGCTCGAAGAGCTCCCGGCGTCCTTGACCGTGCAGACCGTCCACGGCGATCTGGCCTCGCCCAACCTGCTCCTGCGCGGACAGCAGGTAGCGGCATTGATCGACTTCCGGCCGCCCGGTCACCGGAGCCCCGCTTGGGAGCTCGGGCGGATCGTCCTCGACCCGCGCACCGTTCTGGCAGAGCCGCACTGGCCCACCGGCCTGGCCGAAGCGATCACCGCATACCGGGCAGCCAACCCAGCGTTGCCGGCCGAAGAACTCCTCGCCGTACCTCGGGTCGCCGCCGGATATCTGGCGTGTTCGGTGTATCCCCTGTCCGAGGCCGTCGATGACCCGGCCGCTGTCACCCCGGAGCTCGCGGCGTACGGCCGGAACCGGCATGCGGCCATGGTCGAGCTGCGCGAGCGCCTGACGGAAGCCGAGGAGGTGCTCCATGACCTCCTCCATTGA
- a CDS encoding protein-L-isoaspartate O-methyltransferase family protein: MSTLDTCSAAGPVGGATPTDAETDSAAARAVMVARLEEEGTLGPGPVRDALLALPREVLMPQAYIRRSGPGEEVPRWDLLDWSAPLDRPELLGLLYGGASVLVQHDGEPLLGRARGTRSGASITSMSTVMGLTVELLEELDLRPGLRVLDVGTGAGVTAAVACQVCSDQGVVTLDRDQHLTDAAAARLADLGFRPQVVCGSGEQGLPGREFDRIFLSYTVECVPTALVEQLAPGAELLAHVTSASPSWPGLAVVRRTADGYVTAELRAVEFAHRAGHGMARIWLSEEFRQRMAAESGAWTQRSMLAPPADSDRGFWLAADHLLGGGLVRDFGAEHLAIGAPSCGSWMRAEPVGHRRWSVTVDGPRDIWKEIQDLADRWRAACSPDRYRLYFDADGGQRAASECGRLAWQLPAPRPLDEGATS, translated from the coding sequence ATGAGCACTCTGGACACCTGTTCCGCCGCCGGCCCGGTCGGCGGGGCCACGCCGACGGATGCGGAAACGGATTCGGCAGCCGCGCGGGCGGTGATGGTCGCCCGGCTCGAGGAGGAAGGGACTCTGGGGCCGGGCCCGGTCCGCGACGCTCTCCTCGCGCTGCCCCGCGAAGTGCTGATGCCGCAGGCGTACATACGGCGCAGCGGGCCGGGAGAGGAGGTGCCGCGGTGGGATCTGCTGGACTGGTCGGCGCCGCTGGACCGCCCCGAGCTGCTCGGGCTGCTGTACGGCGGGGCCAGTGTGCTCGTCCAGCATGACGGGGAGCCGTTGCTGGGCCGGGCGCGCGGGACGCGGTCGGGGGCGTCGATCACGTCGATGTCGACGGTGATGGGTTTGACCGTCGAGCTGCTGGAGGAGCTGGATCTGCGCCCGGGTCTGCGGGTGCTGGACGTCGGGACGGGCGCGGGGGTGACCGCCGCAGTGGCCTGCCAGGTCTGCAGCGACCAGGGGGTGGTCACCCTTGATCGGGACCAGCACCTCACCGACGCGGCCGCCGCCCGCCTGGCCGATCTCGGCTTCCGGCCGCAGGTGGTGTGCGGTTCGGGCGAACAGGGCCTCCCGGGCCGGGAGTTCGATCGGATCTTCCTGTCGTACACGGTGGAGTGCGTGCCGACGGCCCTGGTGGAGCAACTCGCGCCAGGCGCCGAGCTGCTGGCGCACGTGACCAGCGCGTCCCCGTCGTGGCCCGGCCTCGCCGTCGTCCGGCGCACCGCAGACGGGTATGTCACTGCGGAGCTGCGGGCCGTGGAGTTCGCCCACCGTGCCGGGCACGGCATGGCGCGGATCTGGCTCAGCGAGGAGTTCCGGCAGCGCATGGCCGCCGAGTCCGGCGCGTGGACCCAGCGGAGCATGCTGGCGCCGCCCGCGGACAGCGACCGCGGATTCTGGCTGGCGGCCGATCATCTCCTCGGCGGAGGTCTGGTGCGGGACTTCGGCGCTGAGCACCTGGCGATCGGCGCACCCAGCTGCGGATCCTGGATGCGCGCGGAGCCGGTGGGCCACCGGCGCTGGAGCGTCACCGTCGACGGCCCACGGGACATCTGGAAAGAGATCCAGGACCTCGCCGACCGGTGGCGGGCCGCATGCTCTCCCGACCGCTACCGCCTCTACTTCGACGCGGACGGCGGGCAGCGCGCCGCGTCCGAGTGCGGACGCCTGGCATGGCAACTACCCGCCCCCCGGCCGCTCGATGAGGGAGCCACCTCGTGA
- a CDS encoding MFS transporter, which produces MTSSIDPSSSLATRPSLWRQRNFRRYLTGQAASVTGSSISTMVIPVLAVLELDATTAEVAWLTFLGQLPPALLALPAGALADRHSKRKQMITGDLISAAALASVPVAAALNRLSLGQLMVVAAVQGAAGVLHDAAAISLLPSLVDRSLIKRSNSRVGGLFAVAATAGSNLGAALTALLGPAWALLGDVLSYLVSAWCTARIRAPKSPRSAAESRRLHTEIGEGLRYVHGDRRLRTLTLVNATTSAALALLNTLWALHLFRSLAMSATAFGVVLGLGALGAAAGGPGPWPGAVIGGPAAGRAPLAPYLLPAHQHSR; this is translated from the coding sequence ATGACCTCCTCCATTGACCCCTCGTCCTCTCTCGCCACCCGGCCCTCGCTGTGGCGACAGCGCAACTTTCGGCGCTACCTGACCGGGCAGGCAGCCAGCGTGACCGGCAGCTCGATCAGCACCATGGTGATCCCCGTGCTGGCGGTGCTCGAACTGGACGCGACCACCGCCGAGGTCGCCTGGCTGACGTTCCTGGGCCAACTGCCCCCCGCGCTGCTGGCCTTGCCCGCCGGGGCCCTCGCCGACCGCCATTCCAAGCGGAAGCAGATGATCACCGGTGATCTCATCAGCGCCGCCGCGCTGGCCAGCGTGCCGGTGGCGGCCGCGCTGAACCGGCTGTCCCTGGGTCAGCTGATGGTGGTCGCGGCCGTACAGGGCGCGGCGGGCGTACTGCACGACGCTGCCGCGATCAGTCTCCTGCCCAGCCTGGTCGACCGGTCCCTGATCAAGCGGAGCAACAGCCGCGTCGGCGGGCTCTTCGCCGTCGCCGCCACCGCGGGCAGCAACCTCGGCGCCGCCCTGACCGCGCTCCTCGGCCCGGCCTGGGCGCTTCTCGGGGACGTCCTCTCCTACCTCGTCAGCGCTTGGTGCACCGCCCGCATTCGGGCCCCCAAAAGCCCCCGGTCGGCAGCGGAAAGCCGCCGACTGCACACCGAGATCGGTGAGGGCCTGCGCTACGTGCACGGCGACCGCCGGCTGCGCACACTGACCCTCGTCAACGCCACGACGTCGGCCGCCCTGGCACTCCTCAACACCCTCTGGGCGCTCCACCTTTTCCGGTCCCTTGCGATGAGCGCGACCGCCTTCGGCGTGGTCCTGGGACTCGGAGCTCTGGGCGCGGCGGCCGGCGGACCCGGCCCCTGGCCCGGAGCCGTCATCGGCGGGCCCGCCGCCGGGCGCGCCCCTCTCGCCCCGTACCTACTTCCTGCCCACCAACATTCGAGGTGA
- a CDS encoding ABC transporter ATP-binding protein, with the protein MRFVDLTGSREAAGRSIRMRDMARRLPQLVRRSLALAWRVDRRATTGLLLCQTVAGMMQALGLIAISGTLTALLTSGDVYHRLLQAWPSVALLATASGVRALLGITVSWLSSRLSPLMSREAEQMLLTGCAEVELAAYDDPDFNRDREAADRGAQVTGDLINEGQDLIASAASFLAGAIVLAGVSWVLLPLLVAASLPQALAQVSAARVRYLANLRSNGDNRILSVLRWHIFTREAADQIRAGTMAGFLSGRYRQTVTRINREDRTAADKGARMSLVGALCGGLGSGVVWAAVVWLLATGRISVGHAGTAVFALQTAGQSVRGLVAVGARAVRTGLYMDDWSRFLDLAGGYTMRRGEHRPTPPDEIEIKSVSHRYAGKDQDALSDVSLTLRRGEVTALVGFNGSGKSTLSKLVSGLYLPTGGQVLWDGVPTDDADPQSLWQQVALVPQDYAHWPLTVRENVTQGQPTARGDAAVREACEAADADEVVDKLGAGLDTLLAREWLNGEELSGGQWQRIALARAFFREAGLLVLDEPTANLDPRAEFRIFQRLRNLAQDRVVLLVTHRITNVAVADRIVVLDEGRVVQEGTYKDLAGQEGGLFQQLLSYQVTSEPDGERHGTRA; encoded by the coding sequence ATGCGGTTCGTCGACCTGACCGGCAGCCGAGAAGCGGCCGGCCGCTCCATCCGCATGCGCGACATGGCCCGGCGCCTGCCCCAGCTGGTCCGGCGGTCGCTGGCACTCGCCTGGCGGGTCGACCGGCGGGCCACCACCGGCCTGCTGCTGTGCCAGACGGTGGCCGGCATGATGCAAGCCCTGGGCCTGATTGCGATCAGCGGTACCCTCACCGCACTGCTGACCAGCGGAGATGTCTACCACCGGCTCCTTCAGGCATGGCCGTCCGTAGCCCTGTTGGCCACCGCTTCCGGAGTGCGGGCCCTGTTGGGGATTACCGTCAGTTGGCTCTCCTCCCGGCTGAGCCCTCTCATGTCGCGCGAGGCCGAGCAGATGCTGCTCACCGGCTGCGCCGAGGTGGAGCTCGCCGCCTATGACGACCCCGACTTCAACCGTGACCGGGAGGCCGCCGACCGCGGAGCGCAGGTCACCGGTGATTTGATCAACGAGGGCCAGGACCTGATCGCCTCGGCTGCCTCTTTCCTGGCCGGGGCCATCGTGCTCGCCGGTGTGAGCTGGGTGCTCCTTCCCCTCCTGGTCGCGGCCAGCCTGCCGCAGGCCCTTGCCCAGGTCAGCGCCGCCCGGGTCCGCTACCTGGCGAACCTGCGGAGCAACGGCGACAACCGCATTCTGTCGGTGCTGCGTTGGCACATCTTCACCCGCGAGGCAGCCGACCAGATCCGCGCCGGCACGATGGCCGGTTTCCTGTCCGGCCGGTACCGGCAGACGGTGACCCGGATCAACCGCGAGGACCGGACCGCGGCCGACAAGGGTGCCCGCATGTCGCTGGTCGGCGCGCTGTGCGGCGGCCTCGGATCGGGAGTGGTGTGGGCGGCGGTGGTGTGGCTGCTGGCCACCGGCCGCATCAGCGTCGGGCACGCCGGCACGGCCGTCTTCGCTCTGCAGACGGCGGGCCAATCGGTGCGCGGGCTGGTCGCCGTCGGGGCCCGTGCTGTGCGCACCGGCCTGTACATGGACGACTGGAGCAGGTTCCTCGACTTGGCCGGCGGATACACCATGCGCCGCGGCGAGCACCGGCCGACGCCACCCGATGAGATCGAGATCAAGTCGGTCTCGCACCGCTACGCAGGGAAGGACCAGGACGCGCTGTCCGACGTATCGCTCACTCTGCGCCGGGGCGAGGTCACCGCACTGGTCGGCTTCAACGGCTCAGGAAAGTCAACGCTGTCGAAGCTGGTCAGCGGCCTGTACTTGCCCACGGGCGGGCAGGTGTTGTGGGACGGCGTCCCCACCGACGATGCCGACCCGCAGTCGCTGTGGCAGCAGGTCGCCCTGGTACCGCAGGACTACGCGCACTGGCCGCTGACGGTGCGCGAGAACGTGACCCAGGGGCAGCCCACGGCCCGCGGTGACGCGGCGGTGCGTGAAGCGTGCGAGGCCGCCGACGCGGACGAGGTCGTCGACAAGCTCGGCGCCGGCCTGGACACCCTCCTGGCCCGCGAGTGGCTGAACGGGGAGGAGCTGAGCGGCGGCCAGTGGCAGCGCATCGCGCTCGCCAGGGCGTTCTTCCGCGAGGCAGGGCTCCTGGTCCTCGACGAGCCGACCGCGAACCTCGATCCCCGTGCCGAGTTCCGGATCTTCCAGCGGCTGCGGAACCTGGCCCAGGACCGGGTGGTGTTGCTGGTGACACACCGCATCACCAACGTGGCCGTCGCCGACCGGATCGTGGTCCTCGACGAGGGCCGAGTCGTGCAAGAGGGCACCTACAAGGACCTCGCCGGACAAGAGGGCGGCCTGTTCCAGCAGTTGCTGTCCTACCAAGTCACCTCGGAGCCGGACGGCGAAAGGCACGGGACCCGCGCATGA
- a CDS encoding aldo/keto reductase, with product MNQGHAAGWAPVADDNAVDALLSTHAQGATVYDTSDVYGLGHSLRLLGRILAQVS from the coding sequence CAACCAGGGCCACGCAGCAGGGTGGGCGCCCGTTGCTGACGACAACGCGGTCGATGCCCTCCTCAGCACCCACGCACAGGGGGCAACTGTCTACGACACCTCCGACGTCTACGGTCTCGGCCACTCTCTGAGACTGCTGGGCCGGATTCTTGCCCAAGTGTCGTAA
- a CDS encoding NUDIX domain-containing protein has product MPPSRSHIRATVEAYLSRHAEERGALEGLLAVLDGTEEPSSRATLPGHVTCSAVVIDRDRRVLHIGHRVTGLLLAPGGHAEAGDRTLLAAAVREVCEEAGLCPGDLCLTPQFLDEPIDVDVHDIDADAAKGEPAHQHFDFRFAFYLTAEQPPAVALQDEEVAGAQWLPYTDVRSPTLRAKLLAAEPHGLDGRPEPVSANALIHDGAGRYLLHLRDDREGIWEPWVLALVGGKRSRDDAGLEATLRRELAEETPGLEPTGLMPFAVQEATSVDGLAVPISVYAGHWSGDAEAVDLREGVLLTWCTVDMLDRLRLSPGLEALIRRHAAEHLAAEEPAVGTGPLADEVPPGTQLHIVGVHLHLQDDQGRILLGLRHPNSAYAPDTWHFLAGHCERETAIDCLVREAKEEAGLTIAPEDVDLVHTVHHVDSPDARPRIGLVFQARSWTGDPEVLEPDRCVEWRWWKPQDLPEAVVPYTRMAIDGILWGRLYSEQGWGER; this is encoded by the coding sequence GTGCCGCCCTCCCGCTCTCACATCCGCGCGACCGTCGAGGCCTATCTCAGCCGGCACGCCGAGGAACGGGGCGCTCTGGAAGGGCTGCTGGCTGTCCTCGACGGCACCGAGGAGCCGTCCAGCCGCGCCACGCTGCCCGGTCACGTCACCTGCAGCGCGGTGGTCATCGACCGCGACCGTCGGGTGCTCCACATCGGTCATCGGGTGACAGGGCTGCTCCTCGCTCCAGGCGGCCACGCTGAGGCGGGTGACCGTACGCTCCTGGCCGCGGCCGTGCGCGAGGTATGCGAAGAGGCCGGGCTGTGTCCCGGCGACCTGTGCCTGACTCCGCAGTTCCTCGACGAGCCGATCGACGTGGACGTCCATGACATCGACGCCGATGCGGCCAAAGGCGAGCCTGCTCACCAGCACTTCGACTTCCGTTTCGCGTTCTACCTCACCGCCGAGCAACCGCCCGCGGTCGCTCTCCAGGACGAGGAAGTCGCCGGGGCCCAGTGGCTTCCGTACACCGACGTGCGCTCCCCTACGCTGCGGGCCAAGCTCCTCGCTGCCGAGCCGCACGGCCTGGATGGGCGCCCGGAGCCCGTCAGCGCCAACGCCCTGATCCACGACGGAGCTGGCCGTTACCTCCTTCATCTACGAGATGACCGCGAAGGCATCTGGGAGCCGTGGGTCCTGGCCCTCGTGGGAGGCAAACGGTCGCGGGACGATGCCGGCCTCGAGGCGACACTGCGGCGCGAGCTGGCAGAGGAGACGCCGGGCCTGGAGCCCACGGGCCTGATGCCTTTCGCCGTCCAGGAGGCGACGAGCGTCGACGGCCTGGCGGTGCCCATCAGCGTCTACGCCGGGCACTGGAGCGGTGATGCCGAGGCAGTGGATCTCCGCGAAGGTGTCCTGCTGACGTGGTGCACCGTGGACATGCTCGACCGGCTGCGCCTGAGCCCCGGGCTTGAGGCGCTGATCCGGCGGCACGCCGCCGAGCACCTCGCGGCGGAGGAGCCGGCGGTCGGCACTGGGCCGCTGGCCGACGAGGTCCCGCCGGGAACCCAGCTGCACATCGTGGGTGTCCACCTGCACCTTCAGGACGACCAAGGCCGGATCCTCCTGGGGCTTCGCCACCCGAACTCGGCCTATGCGCCGGACACCTGGCACTTCCTGGCCGGCCACTGCGAGCGGGAGACGGCGATCGACTGCCTGGTACGCGAAGCGAAAGAGGAAGCGGGCCTTACCATCGCGCCCGAGGACGTCGATCTCGTCCACACGGTGCACCACGTCGACTCCCCAGACGCCCGGCCGAGGATCGGGCTCGTCTTCCAGGCCCGCTCCTGGACCGGCGACCCGGAGGTCCTGGAGCCCGACCGGTGCGTGGAGTGGCGGTGGTGGAAGCCGCAGGACCTGCCGGAAGCGGTCGTGCCGTACACCCGCATGGCGATCGACGGAATCCTTTGGGGGCGCCTGTACTCCGAGCAGGGCTGGGGCGAGCGATGA
- a CDS encoding GNAT family N-acetyltransferase produces the protein MNADTAPTAEAEPHDAAGRTPVRAATPADAEAIIRIRSEYVLSSPLTEEWVRRCTDELAPRLTPEGDARAFAVDAPDGTMAACALGLIHPVLAGPAYPRGRAARVHVVATHPDHRRRGYARAVVSTLLDHLADVTLFELHTSTEAALLYRELGFSGSPALMRMTRRSQPVVGAAGAQPDSTWVPPQQYADSLPRAAAFVCLYATDEDDRPLQLHSVYSPGHPWPSLAHDRRRDGSGRAALGRGGA, from the coding sequence ATGAACGCCGACACGGCACCCACTGCCGAGGCCGAGCCGCACGACGCCGCCGGACGAACACCGGTCCGCGCAGCAACGCCCGCTGACGCCGAGGCCATCATCCGGATCCGTTCCGAATACGTCCTATCCTCACCGTTGACCGAGGAGTGGGTCCGGCGGTGCACGGACGAGCTGGCGCCACGGCTGACGCCGGAGGGAGACGCGCGGGCCTTCGCCGTCGACGCCCCGGACGGCACGATGGCCGCCTGCGCCCTCGGCCTGATCCACCCCGTCCTGGCGGGGCCGGCCTACCCCCGGGGCCGGGCCGCCCGCGTGCACGTGGTCGCCACGCACCCGGACCACCGGCGCCGCGGCTATGCCCGGGCCGTCGTCTCCACACTCCTCGACCACCTCGCCGACGTCACTCTGTTCGAGCTGCATACCAGCACGGAGGCCGCGCTCCTGTACCGGGAGTTGGGCTTCAGCGGCAGTCCGGCACTGATGCGGATGACCCGTCGCAGCCAGCCCGTCGTTGGAGCGGCCGGTGCGCAGCCGGACTCGACGTGGGTGCCGCCGCAGCAGTATGCCGACTCACTGCCCCGGGCGGCCGCGTTCGTGTGCCTCTACGCCACCGACGAGGACGACCGGCCGCTCCAGCTGCACTCCGTCTACTCCCCCGGCCACCCCTGGCCATCCCTGGCACATGATCGGCGGCGCGATGGATCTGGGCGAGCGGCCCTGGGACGCGGTGGTGCGTGA
- a CDS encoding NUDIX hydrolase: MDLGERPWDAVVRECREETGMTAVGPPRLLATVYGQPRAQRPYSTLQLIFDGGRLTDEQIRGLTLDAREHDEARVLPLAEWEALMPARDFARLRAVEDARRTGVAAYVDTWGDA, encoded by the coding sequence ATGGATCTGGGCGAGCGGCCCTGGGACGCGGTGGTGCGTGAGTGCCGGGAAGAGACCGGCATGACCGCCGTGGGTCCGCCCCGGCTGCTGGCCACTGTGTACGGGCAGCCCCGGGCGCAGCGTCCGTACAGCACGCTGCAGCTGATCTTCGATGGCGGTCGCCTCACCGATGAACAGATCCGCGGCCTCACTCTCGACGCGCGCGAGCACGACGAGGCCCGCGTCCTGCCCCTGGCCGAGTGGGAGGCATTGATGCCGGCCCGCGATTTCGCGCGGCTGCGCGCTGTGGAGGACGCCCGCCGTACCGGCGTGGCCGCATACGTCGACACCTGGGGGGACGCATGA